The genome window GGTGGtagctgtttgctctctcactgatTCAGACCAGTTGCTTGTAGTCATGTTGAcgagaaggtggaagtggcagtggatagctcACATATTAAGGAAAGACGACAATCACCGGCTACAACATGCAgcggaatccactatcccaagatggccgacaagtTGGTCGTCCCAGGAGCGCATGGTACGCAATAGTGGAGGAGTACAAACATCTCTGGAAATCCTGGAGAAGTGGAAGCTAAACCGAGTAAAATGACGAGTATGTGTGGTTGACTATGTCCTATTAAGAAGTGAATGGCaactatatgtatatatgggtTGACATGGGAAAAAGCGTTTCTAATTTTCACTACAATCAGAATGCAGCATTCCCGATTAGGGGTCAGATGATTCGTAGACGTCCTGCATCGGATGAATGCCTATTTAACAGACGGTTTTTCGGTTCTTTTACATTTGGGGAAATGCTAACCCTTCCGCCTCTTATGTTCTACAGTTTTGCGCGTTAGAGTACCGGAGTCTCCATTTTGGACTTAGCCCGTAACGAGCTTCCGTAGTTAGTTCAAGGAAGACCCATGATAGAGTGTAAATCATGCCACTGGACTAATGtctacttgtttttttttttctttaatgaataatttTTACAAGACATACCACACATGAAGGTAGTTTGGGGCATCAGCCCGTCAATGTCTTTCGACAATCAATACAATTGGGTTATCCCTATTTCAAGTTACATTAATTTTATGGCAAGATCCTGTTATCTGAATTCGTCTAAAAAGTGAGGTATGAGTGATTAACCTGTTTAATCAAAAACGGTGAATATATGTTTCGAATATTAGGGGTGATCACAAATGACGCTTTTTCTGCTTCAATACCGATAAGAACACTCGCACTTAATGGTATTAGGAGCAACAATTCTTGTCAATCATTAGTTTATCACCTTATTTATCTTACGAAGCAAACACTTGATTGTCATGTTTGTCTGGAAATGTTCTGTTTCACCTATGATTGCCTTGCAGAAATCTCTGAAGGAAAGGGCCGTTTCAGTTAGGAACTGAAAAGATTTCTATTGGTAATACCCTCCTTTGTCTTTGGGTTgaagtcatttttttattcTAACTTTaaattgatgatgaaaaaaaatattctttaatCGGCAGCTGAATAGAGGAAATACGGAGGAGGTTGGTCGAAGTTTTCCTTCCACAATAGCTCATTCCCTATCTCGTTATGTAACGTGGTGTGTTTTGTAATAATGCGAAAAAAAACGATTAAGGACTGACTGTcacaactacaatttttttagaGCCCCGGCAATTTACCCTTCCAGAGCGCTCATAATTAAGTTCTTTCGTCGTGCAAATTCCTCGCTCCGCCATAGCACTCCACCCCCAGGTGGAACTAAAGGGAAAAGATACAGACGCATGGCTCTCTCAGCTCGGCCCCAAATCAAAACGGTGTGCACGAATCGAGATCTCTGGGCATATCggccaggttttttttttaagtcgtTGGCGGCGGCTTAAGCTTCTGCTTCGCGTCCTTGAGTAGATGCAACAATCCGGAGGTGTAAGACTCGATCTAATGTCGAGTACAGGGTCTCGGGATAGTCTCAGGTTCTTATTATATACCAGCTCCGTGGGAGTTTCAGCAAATTCTTTGCGATTAGCTCGACGGAAGCAATGTAGAACTAGTGACAGGATTTGTGTTAAGAAGGTAAGGTAAGAAGAGTCGCCATGCCATCTTTGAAGCACCCCATTGAAGCGCGGGTTTCGTCTAACTCCGAAGACGGagaattcgaattgcattctctggtcggtgattataattatcGGCACACTGAAGCTTGGAATCACAGAGGGCTTAGGCTCAAGATTGGGCGGAAACGTCTatcagaggtatcgcctcaggccCCTACGTAAACCTATCAATGATTGTGAAGCAGTACCTGAAATTGTGCGAGTCTAGATGGATTGTGTAGAAGCATTTGGTGGATCGAGGGAATACGCATATTTCTTTTTTCACATCTTTAGTAGTTTCGCACTTCTGGTATGCGATCCCTTGCCAATTTCCTTGTTGATGAGCGGTCAGAAATGTTTTGCGGTGATCATGAACGGCGTTAAATACTTTCTAACGGAAATCGgctggaatatatggccttggccTCCTGTCTGATCTTGACCTCTATAACGCGAGACAAAGCGTCGCAAGTGTACTAGCTGAAAAACCTCAGGTGCCAAAGTTGTCGAGAGGACaatttgtcgggcttctgtttcaaaacaAAGGTATGTTGGTTATAATCCttaaacactgtgaacggcctagcttccagtattcccgGAAGTATTTAGTTGCAAGATGCGTGGCTAATAATAcccgatcgtaagtgctgtagttccgttgagctggCTTCAACTGCCTGCAAAATACAAACATTACATCTtactgagggaatgccaaaagtgtagcatagCTTCCACCAGCTGCTGCTTGATAGTTTCAAATGTTTGGACAGCTTCTGAGGACCATGCATTCAGGTTGGAGTCTTCGGGACAGACAGGTAAGTGATAAGGATCGATTGCTGGTGGACGGCCATGGGCAATAAACCGCCGAAGAACTTCAATATGCCCAAGAATCTTCTCAGATCCGTGACAGTTCTCGaaagcgggaagctcgaaatcgcttgtaCTTTGATTGGGGCCGGTTCCATGCCTTCAAGGGTACTTgtaatcaggtggccgaggaatTTTATCTGTGGCTGCaagaatttacatttctcaAAGAAATGCGCTCGAAGTGCTCTAAATACTGAGACTCAGAGGAAGAGGCAACCAGAAAACATCCAAATATACGTCCAACCACGTCCCAACGTGCAGGATTTGTAGTATAGAGTAAATGAAGCTCTGGTGTCCATATTGTCGTTTTTCGAAAATCTTCTGGGCTACAGGGATTTAGTGGTATGCTCTGACTAAGTCCTACGTCGAGAAAATTCGGTAGCTGTGGATATGTCTTGTCTTCATTCGCCATAAGGGACCATGTGACCTGACGGGCACCAAAAACTGCCTGAAGACCTACAAATACTCCGCTTAAAGAGTTCCTTGAACTCTTGCTTAACGAGGCCAAAGAGACTACGCTCGgcagtgatgttgcggtatttttgaagacgaGCGCGAATACGTGAGGTTGAGATTCTTTCTGATGGCTTAGGAGAGGTTAATGGGTCAATGAGGTATTTGTTGTGTAGATAAATTAATTCATAATGGCGCAGGAAGTCTACGCTTAAGACGAAagccaaatttttaatttatatttttttctgaaaagtttATCTATCCTTCAGTGGAGGTATACATTTCGTTGGATATTATGTTATGAGAATGAAAACTGAGTGTTTTTGTCTACTTCTTATCTAGGAACTTGTTTACTTTTTATCAGTCCCATTGTCATTGATGCGGTCAACCAACTCTGGTCATTATACTATCTCTTGTTTAATCCTCaagttatttttcttttactccAATCAATTATGATTTCCGGGTCTAATCTTTGTctcattttttcaatatttccagcTCGTCGAAGATCACAGTGTGGTCGACATTGCAGCAAGCATCAAAGCACTGGCTAAAAGTGTGCACGGTGATACAATTTTCGGTGATCTTCCAAgaccaagatttaacaataaGAATAATTAAAGAATAGAAATAAAGATATAATCATAGGTATCGCCAGGAGCTAAAGTTAGTCATCGCACTCATCAGGCGGTGGatcatttttttataattttatacaTTCATCTCATTAGTTTTTAATGTTACtttgattttctttatttttgtagtATTTTTAAGACttacaataaaatgttttgtgAAGAAAAAACAAACCATTCAATGCGTTTGTCTATTTGTTGTCTGCATAAAATTCAGAAGAAAGAAAAGTGAAATGATGAGATAACAATCGAAACAGCAGCGCATTTTTGGTATTTTGAATTGCTAATGAGTTATCCTTTTACGCCATTTTGTTCGATTGATGAAATGACGACTAAGAAAATAACCCACACGAAAGTAATCGTTCGAAAATGAAACAAGTCCAATTAAGTAATATTGCGGCAAAGCACACCTTCAGATATAAAAAAGATTTTTGGAAGGAAATGTGTGTTAAATCTACCTTTATTAAGATACAAAATATAAACCTTAAAAGTAAACATTTAAAGTGATATACAACAATACAAAAAAGgatacaaatatttttattataaccACAATGACTGATAAATTTCTTTGAAAGGAGAATTTTGAAAACAAGATTAGAAAGCTacgatttttaaaataaaacaaaaagaagcTGAGTAGAATATACAGAGAATTAAAATTATATAACTAACAATTAAAATTAGAttcaacgaaaaaggaaaatatataattttgatTGGAGACAATTACTTGCTATgtgaaaactaaataaaaatgaaattggaAGCCCTACCAGCTTTAAACACGCATACTTAGTTCTAAGCTAGTTTTTACATGCATTACATATTTTACCCATGTCTTAATACGTACATTTGATAGCAACTTGTGCTACGACAATTtgattttaactttttttaatttacCTTGGGCACTCTCAGATTTACTTAGTATCTTTCAAAAGTGCACTATGGATTCATAGGACAGTATGATCTGCATCATCGGCATGCGTGGATCGTGCTTGGTCCTTCTATTTTGATGATGTTGAAGAACTGATGCAATGAAGAAGTGAGAATTGATGATGATGTCGAAACTTAACTTGTTAATGTAATTATAATTATTCCGTTCTTCTATTACGAATGAAcaatgtttgtttttgtttttcctctttttttaaGAAGTTATTCGATTAGAGTTACAGCCATACacatattactattattatcgaCTTTATAATGTTGATTTAATACAAAGATTGATTTGAATGATGGAGAAAAATATTaatgataaaatataatttgatattttttgtaatttctgaatgaaaaactgcttttttttgtgaaatgggTACATTTTCATTGCAGCGTTATAGAGTAGTATTGGTATTTAGAACTCTTCAGGTTGGATCTTTGATGGAAGGATAGATGTAGAGATAAGAACTACGGGACCACGAATTAAAAGAAGAATTTCCTCAGTAAAAACTGTAAATAGTATTGTCCATCATTTTAGCATATAACATTGAGAACGGcaagcggagaagtgacttcacacacggaaaaagaaagcctgggagaaccaacagggctgtgaactcgaaaagtacaaggagcaaccgcaccaggcgcacaagttttaccaacaagtcagtaggatgaagccttacacacctcgatgctcattctcggaaggagaggaggagagggaaatctgatttccgacagaatgggcatattggagcgatgggttgagtattttggtgaactactgaacagccagaacatcggcgagtgggaggttccgccaactgaagacgacggacaaatgcggccaccaccaaatatggaagaaacaggccgtgcaattcatcagcttaaaaatcataaatcgccaggagccgatggaattactgccgaattggttaaatatggaggcaaccaattacaccaagtggttcatcaacttgtgctcaaggtgtgggacagcgaatcaacgcctgacgactggcaaagaggcattatctgtctcatacataaagagggggatatcacacagtgcagcaattatagaagtatcacgttgctaagtaccgtatataagatattttccactatcttgctaggccggattgccccatacgctcaaaatattattggctcataccactccaggcaaatcagcaatagatcagattttccctgtgcggcaagcgatggaaaaactgttggaatatgggcaacaccatctcttcatcaactttaaagccgcctatgatagcatagccagggtaaaagtgtacacggccatgggagaattcggtatcccgacgaaattggtaagactgactaggctgaccctgaccaatgtgcgtggccagataaaagcagcaggatcactctcaagaccattcgacatcaacaacagtctcccacaaggggatgccctatcatgcatcctctttaatttGGCGCTAGAGAAAGTgaaccgtgatgctgaggtaaatgcgggggatacgatcctctttaagtccacccaactactagcctatgctggtgatatcgacatcatggaaaaacgacccgagacgtacaaactgccttcatccagatcgagcaggcggtgattggcgcgagatcttgtgctgcacatcaatgaaggcaagccataatatatggtggcaacgtcagcaacaaaaatcaaccaaccaacaacaccaaaccgtactgatcaaacgggaagaataaagataggagactacaactttgagaccgttgataatttctcctatctagggtcgaaagtcacaaccgataacagctacgatgatgcaatccatgcacggttgttgtcagccaacagagcatatttcagcttacaaaaactgttccgctcgaaacgtctcaccatagggtcaaagctattactgtacaatCTCGCCacacctcatgtattcctcggagacttgggttcttagcaagaaaaattgcgaacttttggccgcgttcaacagaagaatcctccgaataatttttggctccctatatggagatggacgattccgataACCcaaataacgacaaaatctatgagcgataccatgaccgtccggttgttgataaaatccggctcaataggttacggtgggcgggtcacttaatccgtatagatgaggatgatccagcgcgaaaagtctataagggcaatatctatggtagaaaaagaagacaaggcagaccctgcttgagatggagcgatggcgtaggtcaggacgccagacagctattagggatatcgaattggtggacctcggcgcaaaaccgggatgtctggagttccttattaaggcaggcctagaccggataccggttgttgtgccgttgatgatgatgattgagttGTAAGAAGCGTACGCATTGGAGATGATCGGAATGAGAACCGAATTGACTATAGCCTAAGTGCTGCTCCATTGAAGCTGGACTAGCCAAGCTTGGAAGACTTCAATTTCCTCACGTGATGTATTCAAAATTTCATGTATCCTGTACATGGCGCGTCGGGATCGTACGAGGAtctaaaaacattaaaatttaattatttttgtttgagggaGTCTAAGTCTGCATCAAGTTGATGTCGAACCGGTGCAACTTCGAAGACACTTTGTTCCACATTTGTGATCCACGAGCGCCTCTTTTTGATCTAAAtacacaaatttttaaaatgatggCTAAGGTTTTTGTCCAATTTAGAGGCAACTAATCCGATGCTGCCTCAGTTCTGCTCTAGGAGCAGTGTGACTGAAAATAGCCACGatgaaaacacattttttattaAAGACTTAACGTAAAGTTACTTAATCTTGGAATTAATCGATCCTTAACAGGAAGGTTAAAGtttaacttcttcttcttttcttcagcctttgtcccgttcacaagcggggtcggctcgtcgtgatcggcttcgccatttggctctatcgaatgcctgatctattTATTAAGAAAGCTTATCGAtaatctgaaaaatgaaaatgttaagCGGAGGAAATTCAAAAAGCCTCCAACACTGAGGAATCCACGATGGCTTGAGGAAACTGGTCGTCAGGAGGCGGTGGGATGTCTGCAGTAAATAGTGCCACCATCTAGGCAGAGAGTATCGATCCCTGTGGAATGCCAGCGGGGCAAGTGTATGTTTTAGATAGATGATGCACAGAAACCTGGACTTTTCTATGATGGAAAAAGCTGAGAAGTTTGCAGAGCTGTGGGTGGAAACGGAATGACCTTGCCAGTTTAACAATGAGTCCGTGTTGCCAAACAGAGTTAAAGGCTTTTTTCAGGTCAAGAAAGTAGGCGATGGTTGGTATTAGCCTCGCAGTGTCCGTCAATCATCGTTTTGATGGCCCGCTGGAAGATTTTAGCGGTTGACGATAAGATTGAGATAAGTCTGTAGCTATCTGATATCAATGTTTTTCTTGGGAAAAGGGACTATTTTGACATTCCTGATACTAGGGAAATGCGCATTTGAGAATGCAATGGTTGAAAATTATGGACAGGAAGGGACTGAGAGAGGCGGAGTATTTTTTGAGGACGATATTTGGGATACCGTCAAGCCCGgtggattttttgttcttggagagCTTAATAAGTTTTGCAACTTGATTAGGCTTCCAGAACTTGATGCTCGGGACATTGTCGGAGGGAGGTGGGGCTGCTAGGTAGCCTTGAAATGAAGGCAGGTTGGTGCATCGCGGAATAAATGCTGGTGAATTGAGAAGAGAGGAGATGGAGGAGGTAACTTTCTCCTCTGCCTCTTCGCTGCGAAAGTGAAGCGTGGTCTGATGGGCTTTTAGAAAATGGTTGGCTAATTGTTCTGTTTTTTCAGGTAGTGAAATGTTTTAGGGCAAGATGGTCGTTGGCGTATTACCTTTATCGAGTCTGGGACATGTTTGTTTCAGTTCATGATAGGTCTTCGGGTTGAACTCTATATTGGATAGAAGATCGTGGAGGTGTTCAGCGTAGAGAGTTTGGATTCTCTGATGAATCGAATTATCGAAATCGTAAATCTCGTATTTCAGGAAGAGGCAGTGGATGCCATATCTGTTTCTGAAAAGTCTTCTTCGGAAGGGTTATTTTCAGTTTGATATCCCCCAGGAGATCTTCGGGCAGAGAGATTAGGTTTCTATTGTTGAGGGAGCGTTGCACACCTCTTTGGCGATGCTGGTATACTGATTGGCTGCTGCGTCAATTGCTTCATTGGAGATGGGTGTGATGACGCTGATTTGGGTCTGCGAGAGGGAGAATTTGAGTGACTGGTTAATACTTCTCCAGTTTGCTTTTTGGTAGTCAGGAACACTTCGGTGACTGGGGCGGGAAGTACGATCGTAGGTTGGATCTCAAGTACAACCGCATCATGATCACTGATGCCTGGAAGGATTTTGAGGAAGGGAATGTATTAGGGTGGGAGATTGGATTTCGGTCATTTGTTATAAGGAAGTGGTCAAAGTGTGATTGGGAGTAACGGCCAATATAACTGGGTACGGCAGGACTGAAATGTTAGAATTCCGGGGCTATCGGAGCGGTAGTGAGCCAGTCATATAGTCGAAGGCCGTTTGGGTTGTGGACTGTGTCAAGTCAGGACCTATGTTTGGCGTTGATATCACCTCCGATGATCATGTGCCATGATTTATTGGTGGGACGCGTAGAAGTTGAAGAAATATGAGAAACCACCAGTATCGAGGGACTGTTTGGGACAGGAGACGGAGATTAAAGAAATAATCGAAGAATGTGTTTCGATAGCAACAAGTGTTACTTCCAGGGACAGACATGTGTTGACGGAAGGGAAGATTTGGGTGCTTGGAAGTTTGAATTGCAGTACCTCCGGCCAAGTTGTTATTGTTTTGGTTGTGGCGGTCGGTTCTGAACAAGTTGAACCCGGAAAAGTAGGTTTATAGCAGAAGTGGAGCCTGGTGTCACATAGGAAAAATCGTGTCTACGGGCACGACCTACAATCGAATTGATGTTCCATTCGATCATTTTAATGTCCATGACTGGACGAAAATACAGCAATTATTGCATTGAAcatattcaaaaattgttgtGATTTTCCAACAAATTCTTGCGTGTTGACAGGgaagctggtttttttttttggtaagttTACTGCGTGTTGGTGCGAACAGCATTAGCGAAGGAAACTGCTGGTCTAGTGAAACTAGGATTGAGGATTTTTCTCAGGGTTGAAGGTGCTTGTTTGGGTGCGTTCCGCTTGGCGGCGACTCGGATAAAGCCCTGGACAATTTTTGTAATTAGCGGTCGGGACTGCCATAGTTAACGCAGTACGGCTTCCTCTGGCGTTGTGTTGCGTTCTCCAGGGCTGTAAGTCTTATCGCATTTGACACAGCGATATGCGAGGTGGCAGTTGGGCCCTGCGTGACCAACACGCTTACAGTTTTTGCATTGCAAAATCTGCTTTGTCTTGATTTGTTTGAGTGGTAATGGCTAGTAATTGCTCCTTTAAGTATTgcaaaacacgacatgagtgcgaattataaccAAGTCAAATTCGAACGATATATTTAGACTATATGTAGACCCAAACTAAGCCGAAgggaaattatttttgtttgtggattttttatgtacttcttgcattttgaTGAACCGCGTTTTTATTGCGACGATACTCGATTTGCGATTTTCATACCCAATTGCAGAATCGGAAATTACGGTTTTTTTTCTGATTCTAGCAaacacaaaattgaaaaaaagtcgAGTCGAGGAAAGGAAAAGTGGTTGTCTTAGTTCCTACACTAGCCAGGTAAGTCATTAGTTGGTTCCAAGCCAATTCTGACTCCCTTTAGGTTAGAGTTCTGCTGGCTGCACACCGGAGACTTTATTTTAGGAAAGGCGTAACAACTCCAGTTGTCCCCGAGCCGAGGGTAGTTGCAGCGCTTTCGTCCAATGGACCTCGTGAACTCATCAGCCGGGGGTTCTAAGACATTTAGATATAGACATCGATTTTTACCCACTGCAGATTGTGCAAATCTATATGTAACCAAAGGTTATGGTTGTACATAgtagaaaaaattaataaagaactATCTTCTAGATAACGTTCTCCTTTTAATTTGGTCTAGGAGCAGTGACAGTACGGGGTAAAACCCATATAAGAATGGGGGCTTCCCGTACAAGTATACAAGCTAGAGAAGCtagcagaaaaccttaaaagtacTGCTTCACTTTAAGAAAAAGGTCCCAAGGTGCATGGTGGCAGTACATAACATTAACCCTACGGTagagttttatttttaagattttccttTCTTATAACACTGTTGTCTTGTTtcgttttccttctttttgcgATTGAATCGAATATCGtatctttttattatttatttggttAATGGTTGGGAATATATTTTTCAGCATGAATTTCAGCTAAATTctctttaatttgaggactttccCCTTTTTCATTCTAACCTTGCAAGGCTCACATTAAACGGGGCACTAGGACTTCCGCTAAAATAATCTGAGAATGCCAAGGCGGGGTGGGAACCTCTAAGACCGCGCGGAGGAATGCAGGACCCATGCATCGGAAAGGACACAGGAATTTTTGTACAATGACAAGTGGAGGAATGAAGTATTCAAAGGAGCCTcgacatttccgagcctggctagcacagatgaAACCTCGATAATTGTGAGCGGATccccacggtcaatttcgccacctttttaggtttttgggatagctctccccttttGCTCGAAAAGcttttcatcatcgtcaacccccccaatttttccatgataggTACCGCGTCGCTAATTCAACGCAGCAGCTTCTCTAATATTGCGAGGCGCCGTTGATTGTTGCTTGGAAGAATATCTGTTGTGAAAGGCTACTTCATCCGAGTTGCGTTGATAGTATTCATTGACAACGAACCGAACCTGCTGAGCAAAGGCTAAAGCATCACACATAGCCAATAATAAAAAATGGAAGGCAATCTAAGATAATTCGCCAAATTACAATTTCAATGCTCTTTGAAAACAAACGCCGAATTCTAGTGTGAAAAATTCAACATTTTATTATTAAGATTATTCAATGAATTTTAGAATTAAATGGGATGAAATAAGGCACTTTCTGTTATATTAttctatttttaataattgtttaATTCCGCGCTACGTTCCTAATGCTTTCAGTCGGTCCAATCATcgttttcgtcgcttccgtctGTGGCCGAACTCTGTGCAACTGGAGCAGTCTTAGGTGGCGGCGGAGGGATCAGGGCAGACAGTCGATCCATTACATTTCCACTACTACTGCTGGTGGACGGCTGGTTTTGGTCCTTCGCTCCGGAGATCCCTTTTCTACGCATCAGCAATTTATTATGCAAATCAGCCATCAGATCTCCGCTGGGTTTCGATCCTGTTTTCTTTGATTCGGGCTCACTGGTTTTGCTGACCTCTGCAGCGGCCGCCGTCCTTAATTTCGCGCCCCGTAGTCCCCCTGTTTTGCGGATCGCTTCCATGAGATTCATGCGAGCATCGGCCATTTCTGCGGCGGCTGGTGTTGACGGAGATGCCGGGGTCGCAGTGGGTATGGAAGGTGACGGGACGGGTGCAGGAggaggtggtggtggtggaggCGATACTGCTGCTTTTGGAGCTTGAATTGCTGCGACCGGTGGTGGTGGAGGCGGCGGTGGTTGAGCGGACATAGGCGGAGCCTcgatgttctcagattcactcGCGGTTTTATCACTTTGGGCGTGTGGTATGTTTTCCGGCTCCGGAAGATCAGGAAGATTGTCGATGTAGAACGATGGCGCGATGCGCTCAGGGTCGTCCTGACTGAAGGTGATATCGTCGGCGATGCCCGGCAAATCTGGCAGATCCATGGGAACGTCCAATGCGGGTGCCTCATTTAGTTTTGGGGTGTAGAATAGTCCAGAGTTGTGCTTTTTATCGCTGACGATCCGGTTCGTCATGGATATCGGaggagcttcaatcttttgtCCGGTGTGAGATGGCTTCTCCCTCTTCTTGGAGGAAGCCGCTTTGCCCAGCGAGCTTTCCGCAATTCCGCCTTTTTGATACACATTCTCCATAGTATTGAAGCGTAGCAGACTATTTACTGACTTGATATTCTGCGGTACTTTCCCCAGCCCTTGTTTCTGGTCCATTACGCGACCCATTTTCGAGTTCTTCGTCTGCATACTAGTCCTTACGTGATAGAATACTAATTTGTCCTGAATATTTCGATGGGCCACTGGGTCTAAACTGCTCAAAACTTTATAATCGCGATTCACCTGGAATTTGGGTTTGTCATGTACGCGGCCGAACGTTTTAGGGATGTCCTGGAATACGTGCGCTGCCGGGAATTTAGCGGGTGAGAAAATTTTGATTGCTTTATTTATTCCGACCAAACTATTGATGCTAGTGTGGGCGGCCTCGATGCGACTTTG of Hermetia illucens chromosome 4, iHerIll2.2.curated.20191125, whole genome shotgun sequence contains these proteins:
- the LOC119655674 gene encoding WASH complex subunit 1, which produces MYSVPIVPPDLRHEETIIQSINALDYLQKTIADVFDRVDARIERNNVKIRQLQSRIEAAHTSINSLVGINKAIKIFSPAKFPAAHVFQDIPKTFGRVHDKPKFQVNRDYKVLSSLDPVAHRNIQDKLVFYHVRTSMQTKNSKMGRVMDQKQGLGKVPQNIKSVNSLLRFNTMENVYQKGGIAESSLGKAASSKKREKPSHTGQKIEAPPISMTNRIVSDKKHNSGLFYTPKLNEAPALDVPMDLPDLPGIADDITFSQDDPERIAPSFYIDNLPDLPEPENIPHAQSDKTASESENIEAPPMSAQPPPPPPPPVAAIQAPKAAVSPPPPPPPPAPVPSPSIPTATPASPSTPAAAEMADARMNLMEAIRKTGGLRGAKLRTAAAAEVSKTSEPESKKTGSKPSGDLMADLHNKLLMRRKGISGAKDQNQPSTSSSSGNVMDRLSALIPPPPPKTAPVAQSSATDGSDENDDWTD